Genomic segment of Halostella limicola:
TGTCCGTACACGACGCATCTGGTGCGCGAGCGCGACTTCGGATCGCTGTTCGAGGACCGCCCCGACCTCGTCCTCTGCGGCGAGGTGATCGGCCCCGAGAACCCGTACACCGAACACGACTACGACGGCGTCGACTCGGCCGCCTTCCGCGCGTTCGACCTCCGCGAGCGCGAGACGGGGGCACCGCTCCCCGTCGACGAGCGCCGCCGCCTCTGCGACAGTCGCGGCGTTCCGCAGACCCGATCCTTCGGCCGTTACGACTCCGCAGAGGCCCCCGACGCGGTCGAGAATATCGTCCGCAGCCTCGACGACGAGGGCCGCGAGGGCGTCGTTATGCAGTCGCTCGATGGCCGCCGACAGCTGAAGTACACGACCGCGAGCGCCCACCGCGACGCGCTGGCCCACGCCTTCTCGCTCCCCTTCGACTACGGTCGGGACTTCGTCTTCCGCCGGGTGATACGCGAGGCGTTCCAGTCCGTCGAGTTCGAGGAGGACGAGGCGACCGCCCGCGAGCGCGCCCACCGTCTCGGGGAGGCGATCCTCCTGCCGATGATCGAGACGATCGAGGCGGTCGAGGACGGCGAGACGCCCGGCGAGCGCCACACCGTCCGCGGCGACCCGGACGCGATAGAGCGCCTGATCGCCCACTTCCGCGAGTGCAACCTCCCCGTGACGGTCGAGTCGGACCGCCGCGAGGACGGCGAGCGCGTCGTCGCCATCTGCAAGGAGATGCAGTCGACCGCGGACAAGGTGGAGAACTACCTGAACGGCCACGTCGTCGACGAGTGAGGTGTCGCAGGGGCGGGAGGTTCCGCAAGGCTTTTTCGCGTGGTCTGCTAACGTTTGCCACGCTGGGGGAGACGGCCGACCGGACGACCTATCTCGGTCCGTGTTGGTCGGGGAGAGGAAAGGGCGAAACCCGACATACCGAAGTCGAGGGGATAGCCCGATGGCGGACCGCACCGGCCCGTCCCTCCTCTGTGCGAGAGGAGTACGAAGACCGAGTACCGGACCGCGCGCGAGGGCGGTCCGGGAACCGGCGGACGGTCGTACGGACCGGGGAACGCGCCGCCCGTCCGATCCCCTGGCACTTTCGACGGCGTGGTCGACGCTTTTAGCCCGCCGCGTTCTTTTTCGAACGTGCTCGAACTCTACCAGGCAGAGGGCTGTCCGCACAGCGAGTCGGTCCGCGAGAAGCTCACCGACCTCGGACTCTCCTACGTCGCCCACAACCCGCGGCGTCCGGGCGAGGACCCCGAGGTGCTGAACGAGCAGGTCTACGACGAGTTGCAAGCGATCGCGGAGGACCAGATCCCCGTGCTCGTCGACCACCAGCACGGCGAAGTGATCGCGGAGAGCGAGGACATCCGGGACTACCTCGCTGAACGCTACGGCGAAGTTCGCTGAGGGGGGCAGTCGGGACAACCTCCCCGACTCGGATCACCTCGGCGACCCGTCCCGTTTTTTCCCCGCTCACTTGCCGGGAGCGGACGACCGCGAACGTCGTATCGCCGTCTCCGATCGCGCTCTATAAGTTATGAGTATGCAACATCGTAAATAGGAGAATTCACCGTTTTGTTCATATGTGAATTCGGAGTGTGTTGGCTGAACTGAACTACGATAAGATTTTAGTGGGAGTCCGTCGTACGTGTCAATGGAGGGTGGTGATAGTATGACGGATAGTGTCAACGACGGCCGTCGCACGGCCCGCAACGTCGAGGTATCGCGCTACGACCTCGTTCTCGCTGTCATTCCGGCAGCCCTTCTGCTCTCCCTGCTCGCAGGCCACTTGCTCTCTGTCCCGTCGCGCACCGCGCTGGTCGCCGGCGCCGCGGTCGGTGCGCTCGCGATGATGGACGGTCTCTTCCGCAACCCGCCGGAAGGGACCGGCCCCGCCTGATTCCTTTCGGTTCCGCAACCGCGCATTCGATCGTCCCCCAGAGCTAAGCGTCTCTCCCCCGTAGTACGCGCACCGTTACCCGGCCGAGGCCGGGGTGGGGGACTCACAATGGAGAGTGTCAATCCGGCGACCGAGGAGACTCTGGACTCGTACGAGACGCACGGCGAGGGGGACGTCGACGACCTGCTCGACCGCGCGAACGACGCCTTCGAGGAGTGGCGCGAGCAGCCGATCGCGGAGCGCGAGGCGCTGCTGGAGCGGGCCGGCGAGGTGCTGCGCGAGAACAGCGACGAGTACGCCGAGCTGATGACCGCGGAGATGGGCAAGCCCATCGAGCAGGGCCGGTCGGAGGTCGAGAAGTGCGCGTGGGTCTGTGACTACTACGCCGAGCGCGCGGCGGAGTTCCTGCAGGACGAGCACGTCGGCGGCGAGACGGACGCCGACACGTTCGTCGCGCGCCAGCCGCTCGGTCCCGTGCTCGCCATCATGCCGTGGAACTTCCCGTTCTGGCAGGTGTTTCGCTTCGCCGCGCCGACGCTGACCGCGGGCAACGTCGGCCTGCTCAAGCACGCCTCGAACGTACCGGGCTGCGCGAAGGCCATCGAGGACGTGTTCAGGGAGGCCGGCTACCCCGAGGGCGTCTTCACGACGCTCATGGTCGGCTCCGACGCCATCGAGGACGTGATAAGCGACGACCGGGTCCGCGCCGTCACCATCACGGGCAGCGAGGGCGCGGGTCGCAACGTCGCCGAGACGGCCGGCAAGAACCTCAAGAAGCACGTCCTCGAACTCGGCGGGAGCGACCCCTTCGTCGTCCTCGACGACGCGCCGATGGAGCGCGCCTGCGAGGTCGCCGCCCGGGCGCGGATCATCAACTCGGGGCAGTCCTGCATCGCCGCGAAGCGCTTCATCGTCCACGAGGACGCGTACGACGAGTTCCTCGACGGGTTCCTGAACGAGATGGAGAGCCTGCAGACGGGCGACCCGACCGACGAGGACACCGACGTGGGGCCGCAGGCCCGGGAAGGGCTCATGGAGGACCTGCACGAGCAGGTCGAGGAAACCGTAGCGCAGGGCGCGGAGGTGCGGCTGGGCGGCGAGCCGATGGACCGCGACGGCTACTTCTACCCGCCGACGGTGCTCACCGACATCCCCGAGGGGTCGCCTGCCGACGAGGAGGAGGTGTTCGGCCCGGTCGCGACCGTCTTCGAGGTGCCGGACGAGGAGGCGGCGATCGAGAAGGCCAACGACATCGACTACGGACTGGGCGCGAGCGTCTGGACGGAGGACCTCGAACGCGGTGAGCGCGTCGCCCGGCGGTTCGAGTCCGGTCTCGCGTACGTGAACGAGCTGGTCAAATCGGACCCGCGCCTGCCGTTCGGCGGCGTGAAAGACTCCGGCTACGGCCGGGAACTCGCGAAGCAGGGCATCCGCGAGTTCGTCAACGAGAAGACGGTCTGGGTGTCCCACGGCCCGAGCAAGGAGGGAGATCTCGTCGAATGACGAACGCTGCCGACCTGCTGGCGGAGTGCCTGGAGGCGGAGGGCGTCGACTACGTCTTCGGCATCCCCGGCGAGGAACTGGAGGACGTCCTGTTCGCCCTGCGGGACTCGGACGTGGAGTTCTTCCCGGTGCGCCACGAGCAGGGCGCGGCGTTCATGGCCGACGTCCATGGGCGCGTGACGGGGGAGGCCGGCGTCTGCCTCTCGACGCTCGGCCCCGGCGCGACGAACCTGCTGACGGGGGTCGCCGACGCCCACCTCGACAAGAGCCCGCTCGTCGCCATCACGGGACAGGGCGGTCTGGAGCGCCTGCACAAGGAGAGCCACCA
This window contains:
- a CDS encoding RNA ligase; protein product: MGYAERLGVAPERAGDVLEHFERERYEGREYRRLGDARHGLERGTVLIDGVVVRGYPKVPRTLTLSEGVPRHFDGPLIVEEKLNGYNVRVARVGDLLAFTRGGYVCPYTTHLVRERDFGSLFEDRPDLVLCGEVIGPENPYTEHDYDGVDSAAFRAFDLRERETGAPLPVDERRRLCDSRGVPQTRSFGRYDSAEAPDAVENIVRSLDDEGREGVVMQSLDGRRQLKYTTASAHRDALAHAFSLPFDYGRDFVFRRVIREAFQSVEFEEDEATARERAHRLGEAILLPMIETIEAVEDGETPGERHTVRGDPDAIERLIAHFRECNLPVTVESDRREDGERVVAICKEMQSTADKVENYLNGHVVDE
- a CDS encoding glutathione S-transferase N-terminal domain-containing protein — its product is MLELYQAEGCPHSESVREKLTDLGLSYVAHNPRRPGEDPEVLNEQVYDELQAIAEDQIPVLVDHQHGEVIAESEDIRDYLAERYGEVR
- a CDS encoding NAD-dependent succinate-semialdehyde dehydrogenase, with product MESVNPATEETLDSYETHGEGDVDDLLDRANDAFEEWREQPIAEREALLERAGEVLRENSDEYAELMTAEMGKPIEQGRSEVEKCAWVCDYYAERAAEFLQDEHVGGETDADTFVARQPLGPVLAIMPWNFPFWQVFRFAAPTLTAGNVGLLKHASNVPGCAKAIEDVFREAGYPEGVFTTLMVGSDAIEDVISDDRVRAVTITGSEGAGRNVAETAGKNLKKHVLELGGSDPFVVLDDAPMERACEVAARARIINSGQSCIAAKRFIVHEDAYDEFLDGFLNEMESLQTGDPTDEDTDVGPQAREGLMEDLHEQVEETVAQGAEVRLGGEPMDRDGYFYPPTVLTDIPEGSPADEEEVFGPVATVFEVPDEEAAIEKANDIDYGLGASVWTEDLERGERVARRFESGLAYVNELVKSDPRLPFGGVKDSGYGRELAKQGIREFVNEKTVWVSHGPSKEGDLVE